One genomic region from Rosa rugosa chromosome 1, drRosRugo1.1, whole genome shotgun sequence encodes:
- the LOC133727435 gene encoding F-box/kelch-repeat protein At3g06240-like translates to MAETEDLPEEIIVNILTWLPVKSLIRFTSVSKRLRFIILSDPKFAESQLKAARQQKTLSRRLLVSTINAPPLELESIHLDDTPSFGEPSSVRKLSLPFHQQPVRFVKLLGSCNGLVFVAFDEKLFYIWNPSVRFFKQLPDPPGFSSFFSVTFSGVGCVSATDDYKVLVASVWKTEVWMFSSRARVWKSIQVAGYSPALYATGHGILLNEALHWVEDEFDHEILVFDLLREEFRKMRLPNFQRRLGFLPALLGVSFGGCLCVCRRPITACDSADFWVMREYDVRGGDSWTKLLNLKLSDPPQGPIMVMESSIIAQRWTSDGSCLVDIDHKKEEKLGVILGNSLKMIPYEESLLRISV, encoded by the coding sequence ATGGCGGAAACAGAAGACCTACCGGAAGAAATCATAGTGAATATCCTTACTTGGTTGCCCGTCAAGTCCTTAATCCGATTCACCTCCGTTTCAAAACGTCTGCGTTTCATTATACTGTCCGATCCCAAATTCGCCGAATCCCAACTTAAAGCGGCTCGTCAGCAGAAAACCCTCAGCCGCAGACTCCTCGTCTCCACCATTAACGCCCCTCCACTCGAACTCGAATCCATACACTTGGATGATACGCCGTCGTTTGGAGAGCCTTCCTCCGTTAGAAAGCTCAGTCTCCCTTTCCACCAGCAACCCGTTCGTTTTGTCAAGCTGCTGGGCTCCTGCAATGGTCTGGTATTTGTAGCTTTTGATGAGAAATTGTTTTATATCTGGAACCCATCGGTTAGATTCTTCAAGCAATTACCTGACCCCCCTGGATTTTCCTCATTTTTTTCTGTTACCTTTTCTGGTGTCGGCTGTGTGTCGGCCACCGATGACTACAAAGTTTTGGTGGCCTCCGTTTGGAAGACAGAGGTCTGGATGTTTTCATCGAGAGCTCGCGTTTGGAAGAGTATTCAAGTCGCTGGCTACTCCCCTGCCTTATATGCCACTGGTCACGGAATTCTTCTGAATGAGGCTCTTCATTGGGTGGAGGATGAATTCGATCATGAAATCCTTGTCTTTGATTTGTTACGGGAGGAGTTCAGGAAAATGCGTTTGCCTAATTTTCAGCGACGTCTTGGGTTCTTACCTGCGCTGCTCGGGGTTTCTTTTGGAGGATGCCTGTGTGTATGCCGTCGTCCCATCACTGCTTGTGACTCTGCCGATTTCTGGGTCATGAGAGAATATGACGTGCGTGGTGGTGACTCGTGGACTAAGCTTCTTAACTTAAAGCTGTCCGATCCTCCTCAGGGACCTATTATGGTTATGGAAAGCAGTATTATTGCCCAGAGATGGACTTCCGACGGGAGCTGTTTGGTAGATATTGATcataaaaaagaagagaagcTTGGCGTGATTCTGGGTAATTCGCTCAAGATGATACCATATGAGGAGAGTTTACTTCGGATTAGTGTTTAG
- the LOC133721815 gene encoding uncharacterized protein LOC133721815 produces MFSLRTHIWLKIEPPCLNIPFLLDLQGTLSNDALHWLNYVDDNKDEIVSFDLEDGVFRRMPLPNFDRDGKTFSKLGVCGGCLCVSRFPDGAFDSIDFWVMREYAVSGSWIMLFSLKPPELPLYSRQFLVLESSTVAARWTDEGSKLIKIDHKEDEKLGRYMLKGVRVCMIEYEESLLWISSYHPVEKKEQVQILETHQKASGS; encoded by the coding sequence ATGTTCTCATTGAGAACTCACATTTGGCTGAAGATTGAACCCCCTTGCCTAAACATCCCTTTTCTACTAGATCTTCAGGGGACTCTTTCGAATGATGCACTTCATTGGCTAAACTACGTCGATGACAACAAGGATGAAATAGTTTCTTTTGACTTGGAAGACGGGGTGTTCCGGAGAATGCCACTGCCTAATTTCGACCGTGACGGTAAGACTTTCAGCAAGCTTGGGGTTTGTGGAGGGTGCCTGTGTGTATCGCGTTTTCCGGATGGTGCTTTTGACTCTATTGATTTCTGGGTCATGAGAGAATATGCCGTCAGTGGCTCATGGATTATGCTCTTTAGCTTAAAGCCGCCTGAGTTGCCCTTGTATTCCAGACAATTCTTGGTTCTGGAAAGTAGTACAGTTGCCGCGAGATGGACTGACGAGGGGTCCAAGTTGATAAAGATTGATCATAAAGAAGACGAGAAGCTTGGGCGGTATATGCTTAAGGGGGTTCGCGTGTGTATGATTGAATATGAAGAGAGTCTACTTTGGATTAGTAGTTATCATCCAGTTGAAAAGAAAGAGCAGGTCCAGATACTCGAAACCCATCAGAAGGCCTCAGGAAGCTGA